One Astatotilapia calliptera chromosome 1, fAstCal1.2, whole genome shotgun sequence DNA segment encodes these proteins:
- the emc8 gene encoding ER membrane protein complex subunit 8: MPIQLTSQAYCKMLLHAAKYPHCAVNGLLVAEKKKDKKKDSHSEPVLCVDCVPLFHGTLALAPMLEVALTLIDTWCKENNYVIVGYYQANERTKDSRPNQVAEKVAARISENFSEAAIVMVDSSKLTMSCSEPIVLIYDHHENKWKSREVTADSFEDWSEAQKITSALLVGRSYENLIDFDSHLDDLRNDWTNPVINKSVLDLC, encoded by the exons ATGCCCATTCAGCTGACAAGTCAGGCGTACTGTAAAATGCTTTTACATGCTGCCAAATATCCACACTGCGCCGTGAATGGATTGCTGGTGGCAGAAAAGAAGaaggacaaaaagaaagatAGCCACAGTGAGCCAGTTCTGTGCGTGGACTGTGTGCCTCTGTTTCACGGTACTCTAGCTCTGGCACCAATGCTGGAAGTAGCCTTAACTCTG ATTGACACTTGgtgtaaagaaaataattatgtCATTGTCGGATATTATCAAGCCAACGAACGCACAAAGGATTCAAG GCCCAACCAAGTTGCAGAGAAAGTGGCAGCCAGAATTTCTGAGAACTTCAGTGAAGCAGCAATTGTTATG GTGGACAGCAGTAAGTTAACAATGAGCTGTTCCGAACCCATCGTCTTGATCTATGATCACCACGAAAACAAGTGGAAAAGCAGAGAAGTAACGGC TGACTCCTTTGAGGACTGGAGCGAAGCACAGAAAATCACATCTGCCCTGCTGGTGGGTCGTTCCTATGAGAACTTGATTGATTTTGACAGTCACTTGGATGATCTGAGGAACGACTGGACCAACCCTGTTATTAACAAGTCCGTCCTGGATCTGTGCTAA